One Anguilla rostrata isolate EN2019 chromosome 15, ASM1855537v3, whole genome shotgun sequence genomic window, GGCCCAGGTCCGCCACCGTCCCGTCGCGCACCACCAGCGCCACCACGTCGGGGTCCTCGAACACGTAGCGGTACTTCGGGCCGTCCTTCAGCTCGGCGCCGTCCTTGGACCAGACGATGAAGGGGTCGGGGAAGGCGCTGACCCTGCACTCCAGTTTGGCGGCGCTCCCTTCCAGCAGGACCACGTCCTTCAGGGCCTGCAGGATCTTAGGGGGACCCTTCTCCCGCAGCTCCTTACGCGACCTGGACACGGGGCCGCAGAGCGTCAgggtgagagagcgtgtgtgagtgtgtgtctgtgtgtgagtgtgtgtgtgtgtgagagtgtgtgtgtgtgtgtgtgtgtgtgagagcctgtgtgtgagtgtgtgtgtgtgtgtgtgtgtgtgagagtgtgtgtgtgtgtgtgagagtgtgtgtgtgtgtgtgtgtgtgtgtgtgagagagcgtatgtgtgtgtgagagtgtgtgagagcgtatgtgtgtgtgagtgtgtgtgtgtgagagagtgtgtgtgagagtgtgtgtgtgtgtgtgtgtgagagagagtgtgtgtgtgtgtgtgtgagagtgtgtgtgagagtatgtgtgtgtgtgtgtgtgtgagtgtgtgtgtgtgtgagagtgtgtgtgtgtgtgtgtgtgtgtgtgtgatgagtgtgtgtgtgagagtgtgtgtgtgtgtgtgtgagagtgtgtgtgagagtatgtgtgtgtgtgtgtgtgtgagagtgtgtgtgtgtgtgagcgtgtgtgtgtgtgtgtgtgtgagtgtgtgtgtgtgtgtgtgagaacgtgtgagagtgtgtgtgagagcgtgtgtgtgtgtgtgtgagagtgtgtgtatgagagtgtgtgtgtgtgtaagagtgtgtgtgtgtgtgagagagtgtgtgtgtgtgtgtggaggagtgtgtgagagagtgtggttgtgtgtgtggagagtgtgtgtgtagagtgtgtgtgtggtgagagagagtgtgtgtggtgtgtgtgtggagagtgtgtgtgtgtgagagtgtgtgtgtgtgtgtgtggagaggtgtgagagtgtgtgtggtggagagtgtgtgtgtgtgtgagagtgtgtgtgtggtgtgggtgtgtgtgtggtggtgtgtgagagtgtgtgtgtgtgtgagagtggtgtggtggtgtgtgtgagtgtgtggtgtgtgggagagtgtgtgtgtgtgtggagagtgtgtgtgtgtgtgtgtgtgtgtggtgtgtgtgtgtgtgtgtgtgagaggtgtgtgtgtgtgtgtgagtgtgtgtgagaagtgtgtgtgtgtgtgtgagacgtgtggtgtgtgtgtgagagatgtgtgtgttgtgagaggtatgtgtgtgtggaggtgtgtgtgtgtggagagtgtgtgtgtgtgtgttgtgagagtgtgtgtgtgtgaggtgtgtgtgtgtggagagtgtgtgtgtgtgtggttgtgtgagaggtgtgtgtgtgtgtggagtgtgtgtgtgtgtgtgtgtaggtgtgtggtgtgtgtgtgtgtgtggactgtgtgtgtggtgggtgtgtggtgttgtgtgtagcgagtgtgtgtggttgtgtgatgtgttagtgtagcggtgtgtgtgtgtgtggtgtgtgagtgtgtgtcaagtgtgttgtggtgtgacAGTTATGCGGTGTGTGTTTATAGGatgtatggtgtgtggtgtagtgtgtatagttgtgtgtattgtacatagtgtgtgtgtgagggggtagAGCCAGCCCTGTTGGCagatgtatagtgtgtgtagtgtgtgtgtgtatatatatagtgtgtgtgttagggggaAGACTCAGCTCTGTTGGCagatgtgtagtgtgtgtgtgtatatatatatggtgtgtgtgaggggtagAGCCAGCTCTGTTGGcagatgtgtggtgtgtgtgtgtgtatatatatggtGTGTATGAGGGGCAGAGCCAGCTCTGTTGGcagatgtagtgtgtgtaaagCACAGGCAGATCTCAGCGCTACCTCTCTCTGCTGCCAAAAGCcaaacaggccccgcccccaacgctctgagcatgtgcagaataGAGAGGCGCTGCAGAGCTACCTGTGTCCCCGCCCCCAACgctctgagcatgtgcagaacaGGGAGGCGCTGCAGAGCTACCTGTGTCCCCGCCCCCAACgctctgagcatgtgcagaacaGGGAGGCGCTGCAGAGCTACCTGTGTCCCCGCCCCCAACgctctgagcatgtgcagaacaGGGAGGCGCTGCAGAGCTACCTGTGTCCCCGCCCCCAACgctctgagcatgtgcagaacaGGGAGGCGCTGCAGGACTACCTGTGTCCCCGCCCCCAACgctctgagcatgtgcagaacaGGGAGGCGCTGCAGAGCTACCTGTGTCCCCGCCCCCAACgctctgagcatgtgcagaacaGGGAGGCGCTGCAGAGCTACCTGTGTCCTCGGTACGAGGCCTGGATCCGAATAGCTGCCTCCTGGATCTGCAGGTCGGTGATGTCCAGGGTGAATCCAGGAGGGGCTTTGGCCACAGCCACGGACATCTGTAATAATGAGACAGGAAATGACCTACAGCCCTCACAGCCAATTGACCACAGAGGATGAATtctcaatttatttaaataatactcAGATAAAACACTGACAGAAATGTATCACAAATCATCAcaagtatgtaaaaaaaaaaaaaagaacatttcaagATCTGTGTGATTTGAGGACCAATGTAACAGTGGTATCCTTGGCGTGAGGGTGTATAGGATTTGTACCTCACATGTCAAATATCATCCATATGATAGATTTAAACAAATAGCATTCTGACACTGACTGTTTATACCTCATTACCAGTAATTGCTCAAGCCCTGGGCAGCAAGGTTAACGTAGTTTTCTGTGTCCATTGTGGAACAGAAACAGACTACATGGTCCACGTAAGCAGTGGACACCTAATTCAGTAAGAATgctttatttagtttgtttgagagggacaatgcacattaatgacatttctgtaaatgtgccagagtTAGCcaggctaattttcatctgtagtccctgggcTACAtgtctggactgtgggagaagacacacacgaacacagggagaacatgcatcAAAACGTGTAAAAGCCAACTCACGCATTATCCAAGGGGTGCACTAAAAGGACCTGTCCATTTTGGGATTTCGTGCCAGCTCAATCAAATCTcgatcagatttttttgttcatcaacAGCTGCAACATTATCCTGTGGTCTGGTAGAGGGGTCGACGAGCAATGCTTACACGGCTGTTAGAAAACTAAGTCAGGGGAATCTACTGGAGTAAAATCCACCATACGGACtggtcccccaggactggagtacACCCCTGACCTCATCCATTGTCCTTTTGTAGCTGTTTAAGCTAATTCTACAATTTCACGCAATATAAATCGTTTTGTTTTACATAACCATTGGCAGAACCTTCTTACCATATCTGATCAGACAGAAAAGTTTAAGAGCAGTGGTCTCTGACCAAGCTAATATAATATCCCCATTCAAAAGGATAAGAGCAGTGGTCTCTGCCCAGCTGATATGATATCCCCATTGAAAAAGTGTAAGAGCAGTGGTCTCTGCCCAGCTGATATGATATCCCCATTCAAAAGTGTAAGAGCAGTGGTCTCTGCCCAGCTGATATGATATCCCCATTGAAAAGTGTAGGAGCAGTAGTCTCTGCCCAGCTGATATGATATCCCCATTCAAAAGTGTAAGAGCAGTGGTCTCTGCCCAGCTGATATGATATCCCCATTCAAAAGTGTAAGAGCAGTGGTCTCTGCCAGCCTGTCCGTACTGAAAAAGAAACGATGTGCCTCACCCTGGGTGGGTTCCAGAGACGGTCCTGACGGGagtcctctcgctctctctcgctctctctcgctctctcaccccCTCGCACTGGGCCTTACTGACAGTGTAGACTGCTGCCCCTCTGGAAGTGGTTTAATATATATGATGCGTACCGTGTCTGTGGGGATTCCTCTGGATAGCAGGGTCTGGGAGGAggccagaacattccagaacatgGCCTTCTTTGGAGGATCTCGGCATTCCTCAGTATGGCAGCACTGATAAAAgatgctctgccccccccttccctgtagAAGCTGCCAGCCAGACCTTATATAGCCGTCACATCAAGTGCCCCTGGGGGTTTCGGAGGGGCACTAATGGTGGGCCTTGCATGCCGGAGAAATGGGGTGGGGACGAGGCATGAGTGCTCCCTTGTGTGGATCCGAACAGGTGGGGTTCAGTCTAGAGCAGTTGAGGAGCGCATAATGCACTGCGCTGATGGACTGCTCTCAGCTGATGGCCTTTACCACACGGAGTTACCACGCCTGCCACACCCAGCCAGAGTTCTGCACCAGGTTCCAGGGACAATCGCTCATCTCATCACGTTCTCTCGCTCTTCCAAGCCCTTCCCCTGGGCCTCAGATGTAGGCCGAGTATGCTGGGTTCTATTTGTAGTTTAGTTAGGTTCTATTTGTAGTTTTACAACCGCCTGATAGCAATTCTCCTTTAGTAGATGTGTGCTCTTGTCAAGGTGTTATGGGAAGCAGGTCTATGCtcataagaaaatattttttatatacattaaCATTGCTTTATCCATCTTGTATATGCACACTGTGTTCAGTTTAAGCACTGGCCAACAGTAATAACACTGTTATGCATATAAGTTAAATTTACCTACCACTTTTGGATTTATGGAGACTACAGATCATTTAACAGTTAACAACAAATTGCTAAATAAAAATTGACTGTGGCtttacagagaaaacacaaaatgtttgaATGTAGGTTCCTAACCAGTATACATAGCTGGGACGCtaatcttaaatatttaatgaattaataaaataattgatcTATTTATTGCTAATcataaagattttatttatttatttatttattgctaatCCTAACGATTGTACTTATTTACTGCTAatctttaacattttatttatttctttattgctgatcctaaagattttatttatttattgatctaTTTATTGCTGATCCTAAAGGTTTGCTAGTACAGATGGCATCAGATGAGAGCCACTGCAGAGCTGTATCACAATTTGACCCCAAACAGTTTTCCTGTGTTTAATCCTCCTGATtcctgcaaaaagaaaaaaaagttgaaatatcaaaataaaaatattattttattactttattattcaGTGTCCCTTGCAGTGTAGGTTTTAGCATAGTAGGGTATATGGTTCTTGAAATTAAGACCAGAAACTCACGTCCCCTACAGGGAACAGAAACTAATGGCTGGGTCTTAggacacacaccctgcacacgtacacagaacacagactGCAGTTTGTCGGATGCTTTTTTATTAGGATTCTTTGTACTCAGCTATCATGCCTTAGAGTCACACCAGAGTTAAATGAGTAATTCCACAAAGTTGTAAAAGGTTCCAGAGTCATAACTGAGTctgaacaataaataaataaataagcaaaccACTGGAAATAACACTTTACATACGATTGAAAATGGCGGCCATCGCTGTGAAGGTGCAGATCGCGTGCTCCCGTCTGCGGTTTCTAAAGAGGCTCGTTCCCAGGGGCGGCCGCCGGTTCGAGGGAGCGTCTTAAATGCCAAAGGGTCTCTCACCGACCCAAAGCGCCCCCACGCGTAACCGAATCCCTCTCCTTTGTAGATTTACCCACTCGCATGTACAAAACTTCGCATGGCCCTCTCTGGGAACAAGCCTACCCCACGAAACCTGTCCCTCAGACTGGACGTTctgtagggggaggggggcatcaAAATTGACTTAAGGTCAGGGGCAGGTACTGTACTGTTTCTATGGTGACAGAGTACAGGAAAACATATTCATATCTGTGGTATGAATGCCTGTTCCCTGGAAATCAGTGGCAGGTGACCAGAACCGCAACCTGGCGTGGAACTCATCTCAACGTTAAACATTTATGTAGCTTTACTGCTGACTGAATTTGTTCTGGATTCAGCTGAAGCTGGTGACA contains:
- the LOC135240445 gene encoding SPEG neighbor protein-like, with protein sequence MSVAVAKAPPGFTLDITDLQIQEAAIRIQASYRGHRSRKELREKGPPKILQALKDVVLLEGSAAKLECRVSAFPDPFIVWSKDGAELKDGPKYRYVFEDPDVVALVVRDGTVADLGQYTVTIKNTFGLATGSARIIVEAPAKITKGPDNLKVVAGATVVLKADISGEPPPDVGWLKEGEDIEEDDRVFYDIGETSTILTIKHAQHSDAGKYEVFVENNLGTDQSFTRVDVL